The following nucleotide sequence is from Mytilus edulis chromosome 13, xbMytEdul2.2, whole genome shotgun sequence.
tattacttatagttaaagaaaaatagaccaaaacacaaaacttaacactgtgcaatgaaccgtgaaaatgaggtcacggtcaagtaaaacctgctcgactgacattaagatcattaaatatttccatacaccaaatatagttgacctatggcatatagtattagataaaaagaccaaaactcaaaaacttaacttttgaccactgaaccatgaaaatgaggtcaaggtcacatgacatctgcccgctagacatgtacaccttacaatcattccatacaacaaatatagtagacctattgcatatagtatgagaacaacagaccaaaacacaaaaacttaactataaccactgaaccatgaaaatgaggtcaaggtcagatgacacctgccagttggacatgtacaccttacagtccttccatacaccgaatatactagccctattgcttatagtatctgagatatggacttgaccaccaaaacttaaccttgttcactgatccatgaaatgaggtcgaggtcaagtgaaaactgtctgacagacattaggaccttgcaaggtacgcacatatcaaatatagttatcctattacttataataagagagaattcaacattacaaaaaatttgaacttttttttcaagtgttcactgaaccatgaaaatgaggtcaaggacattggacatgtgactgacggaaacttcgtaacatgaggcatctatatacaaagtatgaagcatccaggtcttccaccttctaaaatataaagcttttaagaagttagctaacgccgccgccgtagccgccgccgtagccgccgccgccgccggatcactatccctatgttgagctttctgcaacaaaagttgcaggctcgacaaaaaatgaaaGGAGTAGAACACAAGGAATTCATGAATTCGCTTCCTATTTCACAATCTCAGTTACAAACAGGTTGTAATCCTCATTTTGACTTTGATTCTAAACACATAtatagttaaaaaatataaaaaatgaatgcTGTTAAAAATAAACAAGACGTTGTGCTCAAATAAGGTGACTGCTGAAAAGAGTTAAATTGTGAAGAGAAAGCGTTTTGGAGGTTCGGAAAGTGACTGTCACCTGACCACTAAAATAAGGTGGTGGTAAAGGCAGGTACCTTATGATATACTTTACCTAGATAATCTCTCTTTGGTTTCTCTCTCCACTAAATCTGCCACCCTTTTATAAACTCTTTCTGTTCTATGTGCCACATCCCTCCATGTGTATAGTAATTTTATTCTATTATGAGCCACAAATGGAGGAACATTCCTTCCTGCCCTTTTGTCTGCTATAGCCCTCTCTAATTCTTCTCTTAAACCTATAATATCCATATACAAGGGTAAGATAGAAATCAATGTTTTCTGTAAATTGGAATTGGTCCTCCGCAAATATGAGaaatatgatatataatttaataagtgtaagaaatatgtaaataaacaaaGACAATTATGAAAGATTTGTATAATAATAGGATAAGACAATGATAAAGATGAAGCTTGCATAAACCAGGAATTCATAATGCCACACAACTTTTGAACTCAAATGTAAATTAGTAAACTtacatatcatatatacatgaaaatacataaacaaatGCATCAGGCAATTCTAATTTCTCAATCATCAACATCAGTTAAAACTTAAAAGtcacttttttgttatataccTCAGAGCTTATCATTGTTAATTTGTAGATATCCAGTTGGAGATTTTCTAACAACAATAACGTTTTCTCTCTAGAAATAATATCATCTTGTTCTCAAATTTCACCTGGAGAACGAAGTAAAGATATAGTGATGAAATTCTTCTAGTTCAACCATTTGAATGTGCAGACCATCTTTAAGGAGGCTtaagggtacaaaaatttcagcaaaaattcaaacatttgttttccagaaaaaaattatttattacacTTTTAGCTGTTattttatgatatggtacaaaaattacCCAAATAAgtcaattcgttttggccccagatgacttttaaatgtttatatcgttgaataaaatgcttcgctgagcagAGCCTGATACCATCGCAGAGATCATagcctgaacagtttgggcaaatttggacacaatattcaaactTGATACTATCTGAATTAGAATTGGGATCAAATTTTTGACCTAATATAGgattctgacacaaaataaattaggtcaaagatcttacaaatctaatgcgcaatactgtgcaattgaagatttcatcTTGAAActtatcaaaaatttgaaatttgattttttttttaaagatgtaaaCCTCTTAAAAAAATTGTAGCTCCCCAAAACTTTTTGAATCCCCCTTAGAGCAGTAACCATCAAACTCAATTCAAGTCTTGTTTTGTAGTATGGAATCTTGTTACTACTATACAACTCCAGAGAAACAAAATACTTAttcacaagttattatcctgaaactagaactagaggctctaaagagcctgtgttgctcaccttggtctatgtgcatattaatcaaaggacactgatggattcatgacaaaattgtgttttggtgattgtgatgtgtttgtaggtcttattttactgaacattcttgctgctttcAATTATCTCTAtgtataatgaacttggccaagtagttacagtgaaaaatgtttgtaaaaatttacaaattttatgataattgttaaaaaaatgactataaaaggCAAAAACTCCTaaggaggtcaattgaccattttgggcatgttgacttatttttaggtcttactttgctgtacattatttatgcctacagtttatctctatctataataatatttaacataataaccaaaaattttcataaaattaccaattcatgggcagcaacccaacaactgattTCAATTatggtctgaaaattttagggcagctAGATCTtaacctaatgaacaattttattctgtcagatttgctctaaatgctttggttttagagatatgagccaaaatcggcattttaccctatgtaatATTTtcagccatgtcggccatcttggttcttGGGCAGGGTCAtagaacacaattttaaaactagatacccttatgatgattgagaacaagtttggttaaatttgcatcagtagtttcagagaagatttttgtaaaaaattacaaaaaattatgaaaatggttaaaaattgactataaagggcaataactccttaagaggtcaactgaccattttggtcatgcttacttatttgtatatcttatttAACTGAGCATTaaactgtttacagtttatctctatctataataataatcaagataataaccaaaaacggcaaaatttccctaaaattacttattcaggggcagcaacctaacaacatgctgcagcaacccaacaaccggttgtctgattcatctgaaaattgtagggcagatagaaattgacctggtAAACAATTTACCCaagtcagatttgttctaaaagCCTTGGTTTtggagatataagccaaaatctacattttacccctatgttttatttttagccatctTGAGTGGTTGGCCGGGTATTCAGACATATTTTTTAGACTAGATACccaaaatgatgattgtggccaagtatggttaaatttggcccagtatttttagaggagaagatttttgtaaaagttaatgacaatGGACGACAAGGGACAACGACGACgccggacaccaagtgatgacaAAAGCTCACTTTGCCTtttaggtcaggtgagctaaaaaagtatatatactcTCAAGCCCCCTTAATCTAAAGTTCAACAAAAGCTTAATAGTGTCAGATGCAAGTTAGATAAGAGTCTTGTTAAAATTTTGTGAATTGTAACTAACTTTGATCATTTGGTTCAGCGAGGTAGATAAGGTCTGGTGGTAATACTTCCGGTACTCCTCCTACTTTTGTACTCACAACCTGCAAActtataaaatgtaaaatgttatagAACAAATACTGATTAGGTAGATATTCAGTGAAAAGCTTGTCAGAgcttatgtttaaattttttgtcaataTGGCAAATCAAAATCTTTTTAGTTACTtacttttcatatttaatttcttgtttctggtataaaatatatatttgaatgaatGTCTTATTAagatttaatgaataaattaccTTTAAAACATATTACTCTTTATATGTGGTATAAAGTGtcttatcaaatatttaataacaagaatgtgtccatagtacaaagatgccccacttgcattatcattttctatgttctgtgaAATTTTGGgtaaaattctaatttggcattaaaattagaaggattatatcatagggaacatgtgttctagttttcaagttgattggacattaacttcatcaaaaactacggttttaccttgaccaaaaactttaatctgaagcgggacagacgaagaAATGAACGGACaaatagaccagaaaacataatgctcctctactattgtaggtggggcataaaaatcggTTTAAGTGTaagattgattttgtttttacacTTGTATTTTCTATTGATGTATTTAAGAATTCATTCATATCAAATTGATGataattattattatcatattgATGTTTTGGGAGGCGACTTTCCTGATATGGAACTTGCGCCCTTTGATGATAAAACTGATTGTGaagtttaaatacttttttttttgtttacttaaAATGTTGTTTAGAATATGATGCAACTTActgtaaatatgttttaaatttagatAGTGTGGCTACTTGGACATTTGCATGGTTATCTCTGAGCTCAATGTGTCATTTATATTATATCtacttctttattaaaagtactTCTTTTAATATCAGGTATAAAGTGTCATTACCTAATAATAAGCATCAAAAGGGTGATGATTCCTTATGTGccaaaaaatattcatttaaagaaaaaacaagtCACAAAAAGTTATATTTGTTAGATTATCACAAACTTATACACAACATGTACTTACAATGATAACtatccaaatgattttttttaattgtgtataaggtagcactccacagttagaaaataaaatcaaaaatgggccacaaaatgttttatcatctcctattcctggatttccgATGCATTAACCTTACTGTTTGTGTTGAACATGTGcgtatgtatgtaatcagtatcttccatagatttgattttcaaaagttaaaagggtgaaaaataattccttttatgtgtatccatggcaaaattctgcatttatttacaataaaatattgcaaaaagggggtgaacatgtcagATATTCCccaaaaatttggatcaaactagaatttcaatgcctttgagtgatacctttttagaaactgttgacattaatcttcctaatgatcaaaataaaaaatgggtgtttcgcctcattttttggtaaaatctaatcacaaagttcgtacggtaaaaagtttgaaaaaaacattataataattgctggaccaatgtatggtatggaaatgcaaatacggactgtcatacagaaaacagtctatattacatacattacataatcttgatgttcatatatacccaatacgaaggctattttaatactcagatatccaaaaatgaattttattgcacactagctctcatatttgaaaaatccacaggggccaaaatacGAAACTACACACCTCACTGTGGACAATGTGGAGTGCTACTTAAGatttcataattatttgtaacACATTAATGTATATCAATCCATACATTTATATAACATACCCACAACAAGCAGCCTCTACAATAGCAATACAGAAAGCTTCTGTCAGTGAAGTGTTAATTAAGATATCTCCCTGCACTAAAACCTACAAAGAAGCGTCAAGCATAATAACATTCAATGTTCAAGTATTATTCATTCTAATTTATACATGTTCCTGTTAGCATGAAAAACTCTTTGGATATAATCAGCTAGAaatgttatttgtatatatgtattccCTGGTATGTAGAAATTTAAAAGAAaccaaaaaaaagataaatgaaacATTGATTGAAGATTGCATTGAACATAGGTTTAAATGGACAATATTCCAAACAGtcataaagcaaaaaataaagttaaaaaatcaatcattaaacataaacaattatacCGATCTCAAATTGTTTTTATGAATAAGCAACATTGATAAACATTGGTTGACCCAAGGTATAATCAGCATAAATGACGTCATTGGACAATCTTTTCTTACTGTGATGTCATAATATGTGCATTGTGTCTTAGAAAATCTACAGGAAATTGCACAGATTCTGTAGTAGTCTATGAAAtggtaaatattgtaaaaatgtttgaacaaattctaattttttttaaagttttttttttaattggaaataTTAGAGTACTAAATCAATATAAATGAGTACATTtacacaaatattttttcatttacctAGACCTCataccatgttttaatgtttttaatcaaaTCTTACTATAGTGTTTAAAGGTTTTAATTTTCAAGTTATGAATAAATTCCTAACTTAGGTTCAAAATTGTCttccttttttttaacaatgagtATTACAGTACTtgcttttaaatgtatttttcgtAAGAAACCTCATTTGGTAAATGGTTTTCAGAAAGACCTTTCATAACCAgttatcaaatgatttttttaacaaaatgaacAAGCcctatcttgacttacatccCTGACTTTTCTGTGCTCTAACATGCCAAGCATTATAACTCTATCATGTAACTCATGTCTCTCTCTAACTTCCTCTAATAAAATTCTCTTAGGACCATCTCCgcctttaaaaataatgaaacataataaCGAATATGAcatatcgaattagactatttacccaGTTTGTACTTACAAGAGCAACACAACtgctgccacatgtggagcaggatcaacTTACCCTTCCATACCACCTGATATCTGccacagtttttggtgggatttaTGTTACTTAGTCTTTATTGATAtgcgcttgtcatgttttggaatatttgtcagattttcagaatcctctggttttatccatttgaatgcctttaaaaaaattgcccattgactccgatttttctttttataaatctattacatgtataataataagccatctgtaaaagtctttgaaaatttaaattatttgctaatagtttttgagaacttaaacttgtcaatgataaagctatgaaaagtcaagagagaaaattttctgccaaaatttcaatggctaatatcctGAAAACAAGCACTTTGacctgtatattttttttgctcttttgattcttttattaatcccctatcagtATATACTAGTTTTTTGAATATTAATTATTCTGAAACTGAAACTGTCATGTTTTGAGCattattgtttgtctatttggtttttccttttttcaccattgtgttgtcagtttgttatcaatttatgagtttgaatgtctctctggcaTCTCCCCTCTGTAGTATACAAAGAACTATGTAAAGCAAAATTTACATCTCATGCTGTATCATGCCCTAATATAATATCCCCTGAagaatttttaaacaaatattaaaggTTGTCATAATATCAtgtcatatatttttaaatatacttttaatcatatgtatataaacaaatttatgGATAGGGATGTTAAGATTACAATACACATAACATATTTCTATTCCTACATGAAAATATGAATAATTGGTTAGACAAATTTTGAACTCAAATACAGCTACTTTTCATGTAGCATGAATGTCCatattttcaattcataaaaaaagattATCGCAATTTTTTCAACATAAACTTTACAAAAGGCAATGGCTCTAAATGGATATTCACTCACCTATAATAAACTGTACATCTGGGTGAGTTTGGCAAACATCAGGGATAATTCCTGCCAGCAAATCCATCCCTTTTCTGTATACTAGTCTACTAACTACAACTATTGTTACTGAAATGTAATACAGTGTATATACAGTTAAATGTATGGATGTAAGTTGAAAGATTTTGATAgcataaggagatgtggtatgattgtcaatgagacaactatccaccatggTTCAATTGAAGTGGAtctaagcaattataggcaactgtaacCCTTCAGGAATTTATATTCTAATCAAAGCTGATTTTTAAATCTCGCATTTAGGCATTATGGTTTCTATAGTGCAGCATTTGAGATAATACTTTCTCATATCATCTTTTAAATGTGTAGTGAAATAAGGGATTCCTTTACTGGGAGACTTATGTTAGTTAGTTTCAAAATCCCCATGTTTAAAACAACAGATACCACACATACTTTTGCCAGGATGTCTTTTGCTTGGATCTGGCACAAACATAGTCGCATCAACAGCATTTGGTATTACAGAAACTTCTTTTGGATCAAGTCCAGCTCTTAACACTGTATTCTCtttactgaaataaaacaaatatgctcAATAcataatatcattttctatgtgcagtggactgtgaaatttggatcaaaactcttatttggcatcaATAAGATAATCATGAAATACTGAACAAGTGTACTAATTTGAAGGTTGAGCATAAATATTCAAGAATTTCCACTACACTCTGAATTATTGTGGTTGTTCTAAATAAAACCTGCATAAACAGATCTGAACCAGTGCAGTCTTAAAGTTTTTAATGCTTAAACAGCAAGCTCTTTCACATACAAAGAAATGAATAATTATCATACCTTGTGTGGGACACACATATCACATGATTACAATCAGCTAATGAAAACTGTAGAATTTTATTTGTGAGTATTGAACTGGCATCAGCAAATCCAAATAAAGAATGGTCTGTAAATACTGTCTTCAGTCCCATGGTCCTTGCATGGAACATCGTTTCATGGGCTAATGTAGAAAATGCCTGGAACGAAAATATATTATAAAGGCAGTGTAGAAATTCAAGTTTCTTTAATTTATAGAAAAGTTAGCTTCTgtgaaaaaattacaaattctGTGAATATGTTAGATTAAGAGGAAACTTGTTCTTGCATTGCATTAACATCTTATTATAGGTCTGGTAACTGTATCAatgagagataaaaaaaaatctatggaaacAGAAAATACACATGTAATAGTATTACTATGGATTTATTTATTTCCCTCAGTGCAAAATATTGACGGTCAATTGtttcttcttgaataattgaattcaaagatttataaatacatgtaccccgtactgcataaaaaaaaatgtgtattttctTGAATACTTGAATTTATGGTTTAGTCATACAAAATgcacaaacaagaatgtgtccatagtacacggatgccccactcgcattatcattttctatgttcagtagaccgtgaaattggggtcaaaactctaatttggcaattaaattagaaagatcatatcatagggaacatgtgtactaagtttgaagttgactggacttcaacttcatcaaaaactaccttgaccaaaaactttaacctgaaacttgcactattattttctatgttcagtggaccatgaaattggggtcaaaactctaatttggcaattaaattagaaagatcatatcatagggaacatgtgtactaagtttgaagttgattggacttcaacttcatcaaaaactaccttgaccaaaaactttaacctgaacgaacggacggaaggacggacggacgcacagaccagaaaacataatgcccctctactatcgtaggtggggcataaaaaagaactTATTGACGAGCAATGATTATTCAACAATTACAAAACTAAAAAGAAAGCTGTACATATTTTTACAACTTGTCATTATACTGTGCTGTTGCTACACTGTCCTAGGCTAGGGGAGAGTTGGGCACCCACAAACAAGTTAAACCCCTCCACATTGTGCATGTGCATGTTAAAGTCAGGAACCTTTAAATCAGTTGTTGTCGCTTGATGcagtttatcatatttgtttttggtttattgttttgtatataaatcaggctgttttcttcttgtttgaattattctatatttgtaatttatttgtttgaattgttttacaccaTGTCAGCCTTTtagttttatagcttgctatgagGTATTTGTTTTGCAAATTGCTGAAGGCCATACAGGGACCTTAAAGTTGCTACCATCTTCATCATTTAGTCTCTGGTTgaaagctgtctcattggaaataaTTCCACAACTCTTATTCATATACATAGAGCAAAGACCATGTTTTTGATGTAAGACacaccaaaaataaaataaaaagtatcgTTGGACATAAAATGCtataaaaataaatggggaatgtgtccatgggacacaggtGATGCCCACTTGCATATCAGAATATAAAGGAACACAACTGAAGAAAGGTAAAAGTGAAGCTATACAAAATtagtacttgatctgagttttgtggtaagaAGTTTGGTGTTTAAGTTTCAATAGATTTATGGTTGAGAAAAACTTCAGCaatttttccaattttaaaggggcataactcttaaCCATTAAACATGACACCCCCAAAATTaatacttgatctgtattttgtggtaataggcATTatatttaagtttcataacatttggttgaggataACTTTTACAATTAGAGAagggaaacaaaaaaatcagcctTTTTCCATTGGTAAAGAGACATAACtcgttagagaacagaaaccattaaacagctgcgccatgagcgcatgataagCCCATTATttattcaaagaataaagttcaataacttctcaatgtcatattacaaattcatgaaaaactaaagggaggttaatagatataaaccagtcaccaaagtttcatgacaacTGCTCAAAGCATTTTCTGAAAactggagagaaaaaaaattggaataaaatCAAATAACTCTGAAAGGGATGTCAATAGATacaaacaattcaccaaagtttaatgaaaactgCTAAAAGAATTTTATAGTTAATGTCCTAAAACTGGGAAAtcccctttttttaatgaataataacttggaaatgtaaaatctaaaatttataaagatcAAAAGGAAACTCATGTCaatcatgtcaatagatataaaccatTCTACTTTAGTTTCTTGCAAATTGGTGAAGGTTTCTTTACTaattgtctgaaaactagaaaatcctgctttttaatgaaaaaaaaaaccaaaacctgtaaatttaaaatctgaaatatataaaaaatgaaagggagctcaaatagatatatataaacaattcacaaaagtTTCATGCCAATTGGTTcaagcatttttgtgttattgtcaGACATTTTGACGGCAAACTGACAGATATatggacggacaaacgaacaaaGGAGAACAGTTGAAGTGACAC
It contains:
- the LOC139501800 gene encoding phosphatidylinositol N-acetylglucosaminyltransferase subunit A-like isoform X1, with translation MSNCLSLRRHNVCMVSDFFYPNMGGVESHIYQLSQCLLEKGHKVIIMTHFYGDRKGVRYLTNGLKVYYLPFPAFYNQCILPTIYITFPLVRNILIKEQITIVHGHSAFSTLAHETMFHARTMGLKTVFTDHSLFGFADASSILTNKILQFSLADCNHVICVSHTSKENTVLRAGLDPKEVSVIPNAVDATMFVPDPSKRHPGKITIVVVSRLVYRKGMDLLAGIIPDVCQTHPDVQFIIGGDGPKRILLEEVRERHELHDRVIMLGMLEHRKVRDVLVQGDILINTSLTEAFCIAIVEAACCGLQVVSTKVGGVPEVLPPDLIYLAEPNDQSLREELERAIADKRAGRNVPPFVAHNRIKLLYTWRDVAHRTERVYKRVADLVERETKERLSRYYSCGPLSGKLFVIAAVLNIWFMCFLQIFQPSQKIEIAPELQRSHILKSNANQKNSKEEQKSQKRTLLECEDSLTNGTSSKILRRSNRKRTKSKEEL
- the LOC139501800 gene encoding phosphatidylinositol N-acetylglucosaminyltransferase subunit A-like isoform X2, which encodes MFHARTMGLKTVFTDHSLFGFADASSILTNKILQFSLADCNHVICVSHTSKENTVLRAGLDPKEVSVIPNAVDATMFVPDPSKRHPGKITIVVVSRLVYRKGMDLLAGIIPDVCQTHPDVQFIIGGDGPKRILLEEVRERHELHDRVIMLGMLEHRKVRDVLVQGDILINTSLTEAFCIAIVEAACCGLQVVSTKVGGVPEVLPPDLIYLAEPNDQSLREELERAIADKRAGRNVPPFVAHNRIKLLYTWRDVAHRTERVYKRVADLVERETKERLSRYYSCGPLSGKLFVIAAVLNIWFMCFLQIFQPSQKIEIAPELQRSHILKSNANQKNSKEEQKSQKRTLLECEDSLTNGTSSKILRRSNRKRTKSKEEL